In a single window of the Elaeis guineensis isolate ETL-2024a chromosome 4, EG11, whole genome shotgun sequence genome:
- the LOC105042808 gene encoding probable prolyl 4-hydroxylase 3 isoform X2 — protein MTRGARHSRVFSGRRSSPYTLILAALLMLSVVLLMLLALGIFSLPVNSNDAPKSKADSVSHISIPETNGMGQRGEQWTEVLSWEPRAFIYHHFLSKEECEYLIELAKPHMEKSTVVDSATGRSKDSRVRTSSGMFLRRGQDKIIQTIEKRIADFTFIPVEHGEGLQILHYEVGQKYEPHFDYFLDEFNVKNGGQRIATLLMYLSDVEEGGETVFPSVRVNSSSLPWYNELSECGKKGLSVKPKMGDALLFWSMRPDATLDPSSLHGGCPVLKGNKWSSTKWMHVYEYKV, from the exons ATGACGAGGGGCGCGCGGCACAGTCGGGTGTTCTCCGGCCGGAGATCCTCGCCGTACACGCTGATTCTGGCGGCGCTCCTGATGCTATCGGTGGTCCTTTTGATGCTTCTCGCCCTCGGGATCTTCTCCCTCCCCGTCAACTCCAACGATGCCCCAAAATCCAAGGCCGACAGCGTCTCCCATATATCCATCCCTGAAAC AAATGGAATGGGGCAGAGAGGGGAGCAGTGGACGGAGGTGCTCTCCTGGGAGCCCAGGGCTTTCATATACCATCATTTCTTG TCCAAAGAGGAATGTGAATACCTAATTGAACTTGCAAAGCCCCACATGGAGAAGTCCACAGTTGTTGATAGTGCTACTGGTCGGAGTAAAGATAGCAG GGTTCGGACAAGCTCTGGCATGTTTCTTAGAAGAGGACAAGACAAAATCATCCAAACCATTGAGAAAAGGATAGCAGATTTCACATTCATACCTGTAG AGCATGGTGAGGGTCTTCAGATTCTCCATTATGAAGTTGGACAAAAATATGAACCTCACTTTGATTACTTTCTTGATGAATTCAATGTTAAGAATGGGGGTCAGCGAATAGCTACGCTTCTCATGTACCT TTCGGATGTTGAGGAAGGTGGTGAGACAGTGTTCCCTTCTGTCAGAGTAAACAGCAGTTCTTTACCATGGTATAATGAGCTATCAGAGTGTGGGAAGAAGGGCCTTTCTGTTAAACCAAAAATGGGAGATGCATTACTCTTCTGGAGCATGAGGCCTGATGCCACTCTTGATCCATCAAGCTTGCATG GTGGGTGCCCTGTGCTTAAAGGGAACAAGTGGTCATCTACAAAATGGATGCACGTCTATGAGTATAAAGTTTAG
- the LOC105042808 gene encoding probable prolyl 4-hydroxylase 3 isoform X1: MTRGARHSRVFSGRRSSPYTLILAALLMLSVVLLMLLALGIFSLPVNSNDAPKSKADSVSHISIPETRNGMGQRGEQWTEVLSWEPRAFIYHHFLSKEECEYLIELAKPHMEKSTVVDSATGRSKDSRVRTSSGMFLRRGQDKIIQTIEKRIADFTFIPVEHGEGLQILHYEVGQKYEPHFDYFLDEFNVKNGGQRIATLLMYLSDVEEGGETVFPSVRVNSSSLPWYNELSECGKKGLSVKPKMGDALLFWSMRPDATLDPSSLHGGCPVLKGNKWSSTKWMHVYEYKV, from the exons ATGACGAGGGGCGCGCGGCACAGTCGGGTGTTCTCCGGCCGGAGATCCTCGCCGTACACGCTGATTCTGGCGGCGCTCCTGATGCTATCGGTGGTCCTTTTGATGCTTCTCGCCCTCGGGATCTTCTCCCTCCCCGTCAACTCCAACGATGCCCCAAAATCCAAGGCCGACAGCGTCTCCCATATATCCATCCCTGAAAC CAGAAATGGAATGGGGCAGAGAGGGGAGCAGTGGACGGAGGTGCTCTCCTGGGAGCCCAGGGCTTTCATATACCATCATTTCTTG TCCAAAGAGGAATGTGAATACCTAATTGAACTTGCAAAGCCCCACATGGAGAAGTCCACAGTTGTTGATAGTGCTACTGGTCGGAGTAAAGATAGCAG GGTTCGGACAAGCTCTGGCATGTTTCTTAGAAGAGGACAAGACAAAATCATCCAAACCATTGAGAAAAGGATAGCAGATTTCACATTCATACCTGTAG AGCATGGTGAGGGTCTTCAGATTCTCCATTATGAAGTTGGACAAAAATATGAACCTCACTTTGATTACTTTCTTGATGAATTCAATGTTAAGAATGGGGGTCAGCGAATAGCTACGCTTCTCATGTACCT TTCGGATGTTGAGGAAGGTGGTGAGACAGTGTTCCCTTCTGTCAGAGTAAACAGCAGTTCTTTACCATGGTATAATGAGCTATCAGAGTGTGGGAAGAAGGGCCTTTCTGTTAAACCAAAAATGGGAGATGCATTACTCTTCTGGAGCATGAGGCCTGATGCCACTCTTGATCCATCAAGCTTGCATG GTGGGTGCCCTGTGCTTAAAGGGAACAAGTGGTCATCTACAAAATGGATGCACGTCTATGAGTATAAAGTTTAG